One window of the Equus caballus isolate H_3958 breed thoroughbred chromosome 2, TB-T2T, whole genome shotgun sequence genome contains the following:
- the LOC138920012 gene encoding spermatogenesis-associated protein 31E1-like isoform X2, which translates to MEGHGSQGATPAWPALQSQGRWLLDAACASFFLSSPGRLSSKGCFHHLSSQDSPGEACKTASARVRQSCGKPVEEPPSDLTRIRLSRVATSSAPAHSCWPFPNSGLSHMSCRIEFLSQWNMIKVLLFPWSSHFESKQGHLSCHQPVPSFWGGPTNREGETDSPSVANPDVQKLLETEITERIQTKVWGEEEQDDLCTPQMLEAHSIMSGLNFHWDLPLLSLEPEDLKACEAQHSAFPRSPFPPQPPVILGPNRKLTLHSSWENLLSLLQVTKS; encoded by the exons atggagggccatgggtctcaaggggccacccccgcctggcctgccctgcagtcCCAGGGCCGTTGGCTCCTGGATGCAGCTTGTGCCTCCTTTTTCCtcagctccccagggaggctgtcttcTAAGGGATGCTTCCATCACTTGTCATCTCAAGACTCCCCGGGGGAGGCCTGCAAGACAGCATCTGCCAGAGTCCGCCAATCATGCGGGAAGCCTGTGGAAG AACCTCCATCTGACTTGACCAGAATCCGGCTAAGCCGTGTTGCCACGAGCTCAGCTCCAGCTCACTCctgttggccatttcccaactcaggcctcAGCCACATGAGCTGTCGCATTGAGTTCCTCTCCCAGTGGAACATGATCAAGGTCTTGCTCTTCCCCTGGTCATCACACTTCGAGTCCAAGCAAGGACACCTGTCCTGCCACCAACCAGTGCCctcattctggggaggccccacaaatagggagggagagactgataGTCCCTCAGTTGCCAACCCTGATGTCCAGAAGCTACTTGAGACAGAAATCACAGAAAGAATACAAACGAaggtctggggagaagaagaacaagatgATCTATGCACTCCTCAGATGCTCGAAGCACACAGTATCatgtctgggctgaatttccACTGGGACCTACCCCTCCTGTCCTTGGAGCCTGAAGATCTgaaagcatgtgaggctcaacACTCCGCCTTTCCACGGTCCCCTTTTCCCCCGCAGCCACCTGTGATTCTGGGGCCCAATCGAAAGCTGACTTTGCACAGTTCAtgggaaaacctcttgagcctcctccaGGTGACAAAGTCTTAa
- the LOC138920012 gene encoding spermatogenesis-associated protein 31E1-like isoform X1, translating into MEGHGSQGATPAWPALQSQGRWLLDAACASFFLSSPGRLSSKGCFHHLSSQDSPGEACKTASARVRQSCGKPVEGAALTMTPALFLVPLTQPTLTLASTLPAEPPSDLTRIRLSRVATSSAPAHSCWPFPNSGLSHMSCRIEFLSQWNMIKVLLFPWSSHFESKQGHLSCHQPVPSFWGGPTNREGETDSPSVANPDVQKLLETEITERIQTKVWGEEEQDDLCTPQMLEAHSIMSGLNFHWDLPLLSLEPEDLKACEAQHSAFPRSPFPPQPPVILGPNRKLTLHSSWENLLSLLQVTKS; encoded by the coding sequence atggagggccatgggtctcaaggggccacccccgcctggcctgccctgcagtcCCAGGGCCGTTGGCTCCTGGATGCAGCTTGTGCCTCCTTTTTCCtcagctccccagggaggctgtcttcTAAGGGATGCTTCCATCACTTGTCATCTCAAGACTCCCCGGGGGAGGCCTGCAAGACAGCATCTGCCAGAGTCCGCCAATCATGCGGGAAGCCTGTGGAAGGTGCTGCTCTCACCATGACTCCAGCACTTTTCCTTGTTCCTCTGACACAGCCCACTCTAACTTTGGCCTCCACTCTGCCAGCAGAACCTCCATCTGACTTGACCAGAATCCGGCTAAGCCGTGTTGCCACGAGCTCAGCTCCAGCTCACTCctgttggccatttcccaactcaggcctcAGCCACATGAGCTGTCGCATTGAGTTCCTCTCCCAGTGGAACATGATCAAGGTCTTGCTCTTCCCCTGGTCATCACACTTCGAGTCCAAGCAAGGACACCTGTCCTGCCACCAACCAGTGCCctcattctggggaggccccacaaatagggagggagagactgataGTCCCTCAGTTGCCAACCCTGATGTCCAGAAGCTACTTGAGACAGAAATCACAGAAAGAATACAAACGAaggtctggggagaagaagaacaagatgATCTATGCACTCCTCAGATGCTCGAAGCACACAGTATCatgtctgggctgaatttccACTGGGACCTACCCCTCCTGTCCTTGGAGCCTGAAGATCTgaaagcatgtgaggctcaacACTCCGCCTTTCCACGGTCCCCTTTTCCCCCGCAGCCACCTGTGATTCTGGGGCCCAATCGAAAGCTGACTTTGCACAGTTCAtgggaaaacctcttgagcctcctccaGGTGACAAAGTCTTAa